Below is a window of Macadamia integrifolia cultivar HAES 741 chromosome 8, SCU_Mint_v3, whole genome shotgun sequence DNA.
taaaaaagatttttttgatgattttatcCTTGATATCGATATCATAATTGATACTGCATGGCTAAGTATTAAGATCGGTCTTAGTCAATACTAATACGATCAATCCGGtatcaatacttaaaaccatgctcttgaactcaaagaaaagaaaagaaaagaaaaggctaaGAAATATAATAACAATCCAAGTATCCAACTATGTGAATGGAAAAGATAAATTTAATGAAGGACAGTGATTAGTTCACTCACAAGAATCCTAATAAATAGTGAGGAAATTGTTTTATATGGGGAAAGTGGGCCTtacacctagacacatgggGGGTAAAACTATGAAATGACTATCTAGCTCCTCATGAATGAGAAATTGACATCTCACTGGATACTTCATGCATTCCTATTAACCCCCAAACATGCATAAGAACCACACTCTTCCTCAGTAAACACATCCCCTAAATGGTGGTAACAAACATTTGTCGATTGTAATAGTTGTTAGTAGTGAACCTTAGACAACTACTAAGGTGAGCTGATAAAAATACTTGGTGGGTTACTATGAGCTAAGAAAAACAATTTTGAAACGTTTTGATACTACCATAAATGGTGGGAAATCGAGTGTATTTGATTACTTGGTAGTGAAAATAGGCAAATGTGTAGAACCACTTTAAACTCTTTTGTGTCaaatcctttcttttctcctttgacATTATTTTTTGTTGGCTTTGCGGTATGAATCCTTGATTCTCAAAATAGAAGatccaaagatttttttattgaggCAATCAAAGGTATTGATCCCCTTTTAGAGTGGTGAAtaatgaacttggtacgagccgtaaactcaaGCATTCTAAATTCGATTCCCaataggcacaccttgggccattcacagagagtgtttagtgctcttcaccattttcagtgaaaattaaatgattatcattcaaccccggtatgatccggtccatgcggttgtaaGGTCAATATGGACCTACGGGACTAATCAGGCAGAAGGCCtgaatacccgtcgttagcaaaagtaaataaaaaaatattgatccCCTTTTCCATTATTGCTCCTCActttttatttacaatcacttgattattaatcaattggacaaattttagattttaattgttctttttatttcacCGTATCAATTTTACACCCTAGGTTGCATACCTGTCCAGTGGTGTCAAtcatttggtttgattcggtCTGATTTACGATCAAACTGAACCAGCATCGGTCCAGAACTAAATCAAGCTGAACAAATGAGGCAAATCTtagctgttgttgttgttttttttttttttcaaatggacCCATATTGGTTTGATGTCGTATTCAGTTCAATTCTGTTTACACATATTAAACAAAATTAATGAGAATtggtttgccttttttttttttttttccaattcttATAGGTTTAAATTTGGGTTTCTTTCGGTTTTGGGTTTCAAATTCTACTAGTTCTAAAAAACTCAAACCAGAGTCGAACTAGTAAACATTCAATTCAGTTTAGGCTGAACTGGTCTGTTATCAATCCAGTTCTGAGGATAGCTGGTAGTGCAACTAGCTTGAGATTAGTGTAATAATAAAGCCTAGCCGTGGGAGGTTACACGTTCGAGACCTCTTTTTCCTCATCTAGTCTAGGATACCTCTCCTAGACTACAAAGAGTATGCATAAATTGCAGAGGAATATATGAACACATATAAGAGGGTATGCCATTGCATGAAAAAGCAAAATAACTGAATTGGGAGTTGAGACACATAATCAAAGTAAACTATTTTATAAATATCCAATGTTTAGTTGCCACGTCTCCATTTCACCTCGTATAAATGGATGTGCCAGACGTAAAGAAAGAATGATTGGGCCaatcaaaattatatatttctatATTTGAAAGTAAAAACCAGCATTATATTTAAACTTGAAGCTAGAACCGGTCACTTTGGGATGAAATTTATTAACTAGTTGCTGGACAAGAGAGAGCAGAAAATTTAATGTTAAAAGTTGATTTGGGTTGACCTACCACTTAAACCAAACTGATCCAATTTTGGATTGATGACCCAACCAGCTGGTTTCGTCAATTGGTttaccttttcaaattcaagtaGTTAGAAAATTTTGTCACCTGGCAGAGCATATCCTGGCCTGAGAAGCCATTATCACCAAAGAGgcatatggttttttttttttttgggggtgaggGGTGAGGGGTGAGGGTTGAGGTGAGTGTCTAGTTAAATGATTACGTAAATTAACGTGTTTTGTAAGCTACAAGCATAACATTTATGGAGCCATTCTGCTATCATAAGAACATGGTTTGGTGGGATTCATGATTAAAATTGAGAtgaaaatatcattattcgattcAACTAATTTCCAATCAATTATGAGTAGATTTTGACAAATTTTAACTGATCAAAAAGGTaatttgagaaaaccaagaTTGGATCAATAATAGACCAATTAAGAACAATTAAAAAGAATCTATAATAGATCAAAATCAACCTTGAATCGATAGTTATctatttcagtttggtttttgtAGATCAAACACCTTACTGGTCTAGTTTTAGTCTAACTCGTAATATAAACCAGACAAAATTAACCACCACCTCTATTTATGATCTAGGCATCATTCttgtgactttttttttccttaaatctGAACTCATTTAATTTAGTTCCCAAGTGGTTATAACCTCTTAAAATAGATACAATTAATTTAGTTCCCCACGTGGTCATGGCCTCTCAAAAAAGATACATTTAATTTAATTCCCAAAATGGTTATGgccttttaaaaaatattatataaaaaaaataagaaattattatCCATTACACAGACCAATGAGATATCATGTAAAGACATTTTAGTGCATGAGATTGGGGcatcatagtttttttttcccatctgtATCCCAATGCAATGGTTtacttttttcataaaaaatagggaaaaaaatattaagaaaataattttcaaaattaaaagttCCTATAATTTTGTGCCGCGGTGTTATTGATTTCCTCAAAAGTATCACATCAGAAGATAAGCATGCTAAGTTGCTAACCCTTTTCACCATTGGATCGAATTTCTGAAAATTTGCCATCTTTTGATCTTTTTTGATAGGTTCCCAACAAGTTCCCACATAAGAAGGACCTTTCTAAATCGCTTCCAAGTTCCAAGATAAACAAATTAAGAATATTAAAACTAGGCATATTGGTTGGTTGGTCAGATCTTGATAACAACTAGACTTTCATTGTCTTTTTCTATAAAAGCTAAACCCAAATTGTAATTAATAATGTGTCTTAGCGGCTAATGAAAGAGTGGCAGTGGTGTATATTACTCAAACagagatggtttttttttttctttttattgtttaaagtaattttttttttcatgtcacTTCAACTTGAATGACTGAGTAGAACATGGGACTCATGGAGACTATAAACGGAAAATTCTTTCTTAAATGGCTCTTAGGAAAATCATGACTGCGAACAGCAAGAGCACCACTGCacagcagcagaagaagaatcCCTTCAACCATTTGGCCATTACTTGATGAATGAAGTTCAGATGGAGTATGAAAGGATAGAGAAGCTTCAGGCTTGTATTCTTGTCTCTTCTTCTAAGCTCTaccttctctctctatctttgctttgtttgggtttttttttttttttattggttatgGGTTTGCTTGGTTTGATGTCTTTGCTTTCTCTACTCCCAATGCTTCTGCAACTGAGCTTTCAAACTCTATTTTCTGCGTGGGTTCTCTGCCAAGTCTTTTCAAATTGCCGTTTTCAGGGCCTAATTTTGAGGAACTGCGATGGGTAATACAATGCGAGTTTGCAGAGGAATTATAGTTCTGAGATCTGAGAGATAACTAGTTGATTTCTTGTACTCTAAGGTTGATCTCTTGTAGTGTGAATTTCGTGGGATCAAGCTTGGGAACATTGGGTTTTGTTGTTTTATATGTGGTGGGAGATTGGGAGTAggtgggtttttattttttttattttttgttcaagttctttgttttttgtttttctttttgcaggGAGGAGGATTTTCTCCTGGTAAGTTAAGGAGTATGCTTTTGGGGattgagaagaagagaaaggaagcgGAAGAGCTGGAATCTACCTGTTCTTTGAGATCTGCAGTTAGTGAAATGGATGACAGAGGTTAGAACTTGGAACTCCCATCTTTCTTCAGGGAGAAATTTTTGGGTTGCAATCTCACTATCCTTTTTGTTTCACTGTCTTCATTGTCTCTTAAGTATTTTAGATTCATGGatttgtgataaaaaaaaaaaaatttcctctaGGGATTGGTACTTCTGAGAATTGCAAAGATGTAGATGTTCTGCCTGAATGCACAAACTCAACAACGACAGCAAACACATTAGCTTCTGATATGGCTAGTGATCGTATTTTAAAGGAACATTATTTAACAAATTCGAGAATTAGATTTCAAGATGATGGTTCTCTAGACTATGATAGTGGGCATGAGAGTGCGAGTGTGTCATCCTCTGCATTTGAGTTTCAGAAGGCTGAGAGGGCCCCCCACAGAGTGCTACTTGCTCCATTTTCCAAACCAGCCCCTTCTAAGTGGGATGATGCACAGAAATGGATTGCAAGCCCAACATCGAACCGGCTTAAGAGTGGGACATCCCAATTGCCTGCTGGGCAGCCAGTTGGATCTCGGAAAACTGGTCTGCTTGGTTATGGAAGTCGGCCTGCTACTAAGGTTGTCCTTGAAGTTCCAGACCAAAAATCAGTTACCTTTGAAGATGCAGATACCAAACGTATTGATCTGAGCGAATCCAAGAAGGAAGTGGGGGCCCAGAAGGTTGTTAGTTGGATGCCAGACACACATCCAGTTGCAGAATCGTATTCTAAGCCTGCACTTACAGATGAGAGCTCTGTTTCAGATTCAGCTAGTAAGCCAATTTTAAAGTCTTCATCGAATTGGTCTTCATATTGCTTTATTGTTTTAATTTGGGTgaacatatttatatttttctgcTTGTGTCAATTCTCCATAATTCCCATACAACACAATGGTTCCTGAAACATCAAGCACTACTAACGAGACGACCTATATTCACTCTTCTTAACACGTATTGACTTAATTTACGGATTCTGCCCATTTTTTGTTATTCTCTATTGGTTGTACTTGTGCAGCATTATCTTTATGATTTACAATAAGGTGTATTTGAACAATTATTATGCTACTATCAGATTAATGTGTTACCCGCGTCATATTTTCTTCAGTTGTTGTCCATGGTCACTTGTGTCCTATCCTGATTTCACATCTATGTATTAACTATATTGAGCTACAAGGATCTTATCTTCTCCTATGAGAATAAAATATGAATGTCCTTTTCTGTAGAAAGCAAGATTTTGAAAAACCCATTTTGTCCCAGTCTCATAATATGGAAATGAGGAGTGAACTCTGTTTGATTAGTTATCTATAACAAGGACCCAAaaacagaaaggaaaaaatgaatttgagacTGGATGAGTACTCAGTCAATGTGGGTTATGGGCATGTGGACTGGTTGGTTATATGTACATTCAATTATACAATTATATGAAATTAATTATTTGTCCCTAATGGCCTAGTTAGACAGGTAAACGGGGAGTGTGAGGTCTCATCACTCACTCTCCCCATTTTCATATAGTGTAAAGAAATCTTTAGCCTTACCCTTCAAACTAGGGCAGGCTAAGGTAGGAAAGTGGGAAATGGATACTTGTTGCCAGCCCTAATGAAGGGATAGGTTTGAAATTGCATCTGGATTTAGTGCCATATGTGTACCCCAGTGATGTTCTCGCCCATCTATGGTGGTGCTGACAAGGGGGCttttaacacttttttttttttttttttgggtagtggTTGTCTTGTGCCCCATAACATACTTCATATATagtaattctttttctttacacAGCTAGTGGAGAACCTTTCCACCATTTTGATGTATGTTGCGGAATGTTGAGCAATAaagaagcatcatgtagataaactcGGCATAGCGGAGATGAGGGTGTTGAGATGGATGcgtggtaaaactaggaaggataaagtaaggaatgatcatattagaactgatttgggaatagctttgatacatgataagctacaagAAAATCAtgtgaggtggcatggccatggtcaatggaggcctttggatgctctagtACAGAAAgttatttgaaaaatatggaaggaactaaaagagccaggggcagacctaaaatgatcctaggagaagtagtgagggaAGAAGGCTTGCGTAGCTTAGGCTTtttatcaagtatgaccttaaatagagctgattggaagGCAATGATCcttgtagctgaccccatttagttgggataaagctgagttgTAATTGTTTGTTTTATAGAGTTGATATGGTCATGATCATTGTTTGATGGGTAAGACGCCTCTTGGATTAGctgctttttattttatatcaCATCTTAATCTTATGGTCACCATTTATTGAACTTCTACCCTTGTCTTCTCAGCTGTTAAACCAAAGATTCCAAATTTAATCTCAACCATTGAATTCATATTGCCATGTTAGAAAATGCATTTGAGCTGAAACTTACCAGATGGATATACGGCAATGATAACTTCTTCATAGTGGTTGACACGTAGGCCATGGCGTCCTAATTGTTGAGACGTATGTACCTAAGTTCCAATTCTGCACTCCGTTCCACCCAACCCGGAATACTATCCtattgtttacatgtcttagtTATGCAAAACTTTAGATAATATCTGCAAAAGAAagaagtacaattttttttaatgttaacTATAAGTATGGTGTATGAGTCTCTGTCCATTTAGATGATGATATAACTACAAGGTTTATATCTAAAATGTTAGAAGTTTGGAATAGCCACTATCTATAGTTgttttttcttggatttgggAAAGTAAAGCAAGGTTCTATGGTGTCATCATAAACAATGCGttcaatgaaaatatttttaatcatGATTTCGCATAGATCAGTGCCATTTTTATTATAGAATATAATCTTTTATGTGAAATATGTAAAGTCATTATAGGAAAAATCATGTCAAAACAGAGACCGCTGAGGCACTGCCCCTCCTCCCCTATCTGTTTTAGGGTCTGGTACAAGTCCAAGCTTCTCCATGGGCTATGAACACAACACCCACTTCATCAACTAAAGAGAAGGGTAACCAGAGGGGTTTTCATTCTTGTTCCTAAAATAATGGTGTGAAATTATATTTGTGTCATGGAAACCTGTATACCAGTCAAATGGAAAATGATCTGATAACATACATAGAGAAATTTTGCCAGTGATCCAAAGTTTTTTATGTTGAAGCAGTTTGAATAATGTTGAAGCAGTTTGAATAACTGgatatgaaaattttagaaaatctaTAGTTCCTGAACTCTTATTAATGGTAAAAATTCTGAACTTGGAAAGTATTTTACTCGCATGCCATTTTGTGCAGTTAGCCTGAGCCAGCATGATTCATCCGGATCTGTGCACAGTGCCACAACATTTATTGCACTTCCTTCTACAGTTAGGTCTGTGTCTATGAGAGATATGGGTACAGAAATGACTCCTATTGCTAGCCAGGAGCCTTCCAGGACTGGAACTCCTGTGAGAGCAACAACGCCAATGCTCAGCCCATCTTCTTCTCAGCCCTCAACTCCTGGCCGAGCTGCACCTGCTTCATCTCCTGTTGAGACAGTTGATCGCCCTCTGGATCCTAACAAAGAAGAGTTGTCAGAGAAGGAATTACAAATGAAAACTAGGAGAGAAATAATGGTTCTTGGAACTCAGCTTGGAAAGACAAATATTGCTGCTTGGGCAAGCAAGGACACGGAGAATATGGATGCATCTGCTTCACTTAAGACTGCACCTGTGAATCAACAAGCCAAAAGTGTCGTTGAGACCCGTGCGGCTGCATGGGAGGAAGCAGAGAAAGCCAAGTATATGGCCAGGTTAAATTACTTGATCCGAATTCCAAAAAGTTG
It encodes the following:
- the LOC122087377 gene encoding uncharacterized protein LOC122087377 isoform X1; this encodes MNEVQMEYERIEKLQGGGFSPGKLRSMLLGIEKKRKEAEELESTCSLRSAVSEMDDRGIGTSENCKDVDVLPECTNSTTTANTLASDMASDRILKEHYLTNSRIRFQDDGSLDYDSGHESASVSSSAFEFQKAERAPHRVLLAPFSKPAPSKWDDAQKWIASPTSNRLKSGTSQLPAGQPVGSRKTGLLGYGSRPATKVVLEVPDQKSVTFEDADTKRIDLSESKKEVGAQKVVSWMPDTHPVAESYSKPALTDESSVSDSAISLSQHDSSGSVHSATTFIALPSTVRSVSMRDMGTEMTPIASQEPSRTGTPVRATTPMLSPSSSQPSTPGRAAPASSPVETVDRPLDPNKEELSEKELQMKTRREIMVLGTQLGKTNIAAWASKDTENMDASASLKTAPVNQQAKSVVETRAAAWEEAEKAKYMARYKSEEIKIQAWENHQKAKTEAEMRKIEVEVEKMRGQAHDKLMNKLAAARHKAEEKRAAAEAKRDQQAAKTDQQAEYVRRTGRIPSSFSFCNWCS
- the LOC122087377 gene encoding uncharacterized protein LOC122087377 isoform X2; the encoded protein is MLLGIEKKRKEAEELESTCSLRSAVSEMDDRGIGTSENCKDVDVLPECTNSTTTANTLASDMASDRILKEHYLTNSRIRFQDDGSLDYDSGHESASVSSSAFEFQKAERAPHRVLLAPFSKPAPSKWDDAQKWIASPTSNRLKSGTSQLPAGQPVGSRKTGLLGYGSRPATKVVLEVPDQKSVTFEDADTKRIDLSESKKEVGAQKVVSWMPDTHPVAESYSKPALTDESSVSDSAISLSQHDSSGSVHSATTFIALPSTVRSVSMRDMGTEMTPIASQEPSRTGTPVRATTPMLSPSSSQPSTPGRAAPASSPVETVDRPLDPNKEELSEKELQMKTRREIMVLGTQLGKTNIAAWASKDTENMDASASLKTAPVNQQAKSVVETRAAAWEEAEKAKYMARYKSEEIKIQAWENHQKAKTEAEMRKIEVEVEKMRGQAHDKLMNKLAAARHKAEEKRAAAEAKRDQQAAKTDQQAEYVRRTGRIPSSFSFCNWCS